The Xiphophorus couchianus chromosome 6, X_couchianus-1.0, whole genome shotgun sequence genomic interval CGATCATAGACCTCTGACCTCTACTCTAAAGGAACAAACTCTGGGGGCTGCTGCCTGACTGTGGGTCAGGGGGATCGCCTGAACTTTGGCACATTtccagaggaagagaaagagttttctttctgttcaggGTGTGGGGCATGTAGTGGGTGAGGGGGTGTGGATGTAGGGGAAAGGTTGCTCACTCATGAGGAACatccaaacatttgtttttgagcCTGATGCCATAAAATTGGGAGGAGTCAAGAGTCTTCTATGAAAGGTTCACAGATAAATTTAGACAGCCTTTCcttgttttcctcctctttctttgGTTCAGAGGGAAGTGCTATCAGTAAAAACAGAGTGCTGGAGATGGAGGCAGCCTCCCAGGCTCTGAGTAATCCACTAAAGCTGCTTGACCCTGACAGGATACTCTCTGAGACGCTGAACTTTCTCCCAGCTGGAACTCTGCCAGGAAAACTTGTCCATTTTTTCCCTCATTCACAAAGCACTGCTGATGTCAGAGTGTTGTGGTATTCCTGGGATCTGTGGCGGACCTCGGATCACCTTTCACCTAGTTCACATCTAGAAGCAGTTCGGAGTTCGGTTTTGACTTTAAGTCAAGTTTTACAGCTCTCTAATAGCTTGAATTccagttttcacttcatttgtgtttttagatgcacttttttcttatttgtctcTGAAGAATAAGCTGAAAGTCTGTTTTGGGCCCTAGGcaagtgatttttttcaccATGTGTCTAAATTAGAGAgttaaaaacatgcagagacctacaatttttaaaagattaaaaattttccattaaaaaaaaagattttatctgcttagtaataaattaaacatgtaaattttaattaaatgaagtCGAAAAGAACAAATTACAAGATATAAATGTTCAATTGACAAGCTCGtcctacaaacaaaaaattataaaaagaatatttttatatcaGATCTGTTTGCTTGAGAGAGGAATGTGTGTAATTAAACTGAGCACACAGAATGATTCCAACAGCCACACCCTGCTCACCATTAGCCCCCACAGATCACCTAATATCACCATTACATGATCTACTTtaagcaattatttattttacacctAACCTAACTATTATCCTGGATGGCAATCTCAGCTTCTGCCTTGTGGATATTTAGAAACCAGCTTGGCCATTTTCAGCAGCCCAGTAGAGTCTGGATGAAGGCAGATATTCTCACAGGCTGGAGAGTTAAATGAGCTCCTCTGACTAAACTCAACATCCAATCTTTCCTCGTTTGAAAGGGAAGTGTTGTTCTCCcctgtcaccacatgcttgATCCAAATGGCTGAGCTTTTTAAGATAGCTAACTTTCTACCAAATGGCATTAGGAACTACATCTGAATGATTTAGAACTATATCAGACTGGAGTTTGAAGCTGCCTGGATAAATTGCATAGATTTGATAATAAATTTCTCTTACATGACTGTGAGATGACAAAGGTGAGGTGAAATGTCACAAGATAACtaatcagaacagaaaaaaaattggaaatgtcaaaatgttattaaaagtCAGATGATTTGTGTGACATTATAGAATAATTCAAGATGAAAAGGTTGTGTTCAGACTGGTGTATAATGTTAAAGGAAGCCAACCTCCCGTGTTGAGTTGATTGTGAGTCAGAACAGTCCACCTGTTGCCATTTCCGGGCTCGCGATTAGACTGACTTTAATTGTTAGTGATTTAAGCTTCTTTCTGTCCTCACCCAGCAGATGGTTTGCCACGTTTTGGCGTCAGATTTTCTTCAGCCCACTTAAGTCTGTGTGAAGGGAGGGGGATTTGTGGCGCTGACGGGTTTTACTTACCGAGCGGCGAGTCGTGCTGCTCCTCTGCGTCGCTGTGCGCGGGGCCCTCGGTGCTGCCTCGGCCGCTGCCCCGGGGTGAGGGCCTCAGGCCGACCTGCTGGATCTGAACACAACAGGAAGCCcccaaaaacatgaatgaattgTCCCCAGCTTTCAGAGAATGAAACCGACCGGGCTGTGAACGCGGCTCACCTGGCTCTGTAGCGTCCTGATGCGAACGTTCTGCTTGTCCAGTTTCTCCTGCTGGAGCCTGATGCGCTCCACCAGATCATCGATGCGTCTGTTCTGAGAGTCCAGCATGAGCTGTGGAAAGAAGCAGCATTAATAAGACCCAGGTGGACGGTTCTGGTTTCACATGGAGCCCTGGTTATGCAACTGCCTTTCGCAGCCAGCTGGTTCTGGATCAGCCCGTTTCCCCGTCAGGCTCTCCAGGGTCCCAGCAGCCAGTAGCCCCTCACTCTACCATCTGATGCTTCAGGTCTCTTTGTCTAGCAACCCTGAAGTCTCTCTGCATGTGCTGCGTGCAGCTCCCCACCCTCTGCTCCCCCTGGGCTTTTTCATTCTAAAAGTGCACACTTTAATGCAGACTTGAGTCTACAAGCAGGAAGCATTGAACGCAAAGGAAGCCTCCTGTGTCCACCCTCCCATGACCCTTCCTCACCTGGATGCTGCGTGCATCGCTGCTGTTCCTGCTGCCGGGTCCCTGCAGCATGCCATCCACCCTCTCCTCCAGCCGGCTCATCCTCTCGCTCATGGTCCTCCTCTCCTGCTGcatctcctccaccttctctcTCAGCTCGGCTGTGACGTTGAGGAGCTGGCCCTCTCTGTCCTCCAGGTCTCGAGCTCGGGCCCTGAGGCTGTCCCCCTCTACCTGCTGCCTCTGGCTCTCTTTGCCCAGCTCGGCAGTGGTGCGGTTGAAGGCTTTCAGCTTGGTGAAGATGTCCCTCATCTGGCCTTTGGTTTTGTCTACGTGCTCCTTCAGGTTCTGGCCCAGCTGCAGCAGGCCGTGGGCCAGGATGTTAACGTCGTCCCGTGCCGCATACTGCACATGCTTCTCCTTGGCAGCAACAGTGCTTGGCGAGGCCCCCTTCCTCTCAAAGGGGAAAGCAGAGGCCATGAGCACCACCAGGCAAAGTATCAGGGCTGCAATTGTTGTCTTCATCGCTGCTGGAGCTTCCACCCCTCAAACCGAGTCCTGCCAAGTCTTGTGGAGTTGAACTGGAGAGCTGAGGCTCCTGGATGAACAGACACAGCTCTGCTGTTTTATACTTTCCCAGCCCTGCAGTGTAAGCCATGCTGCTGCCTGCCATTGGCCAGCTGGGCAGAGGGAGGAGTGCAGCTGCTCTCAGGTTTCtgttcctcctccagctccataTTAACCATTGATGTCAGAGGCTGTGTAAGGAAGGAgatgacataaaaaaagataacttATATCAAACCGTTGTCCTTCCTTCTGCGAGAAGAGCCACCTCACCACAGCTGGGGATGaaatttgtaacatttctgATCCCTTCATCAGCGCAGGGACACTATGAAACAAGCTGTTAGCCATATCAGGAGCCAGACACTGAGCCATCCAGATCAAATACTGCTGGAGTAGATGTTGGCATAGTTCATCAAAAGCTTTACAAATGTCAGAACAAAGAGCAGATGAGCCGGAGGAGAAACACACATCGCAACTGAAACTGGTCAGGAACATTCCTGAGGAAGATTTAAGACTCAAAGTGGGAGGGAACTTTGGTCTCTTAAACGCAAACATTTAGAATAGCTAATCTTATCAGCGTTTTCTGCCGTCTtatctttatttcaaataacACAAGCATGCTGGCAGCAGGATGAAGTTGGTGTGAAACAGTGAAGAATGAGAAACCTCCAGGGGACAGAAGCACAACTGCAGCATATTTCTactcaggtaaaagtaaaaagaagccATGCAATAACTTACTCTAATATATCCAGTAGGTAATGTACATATATCCAAACACTAGAAGTACTTCCAGTGACAATTCCTAGTATTTACTGGATCTTCACCACCTCCAAATGTcaagaagacagaaaacaacatgagaacaacaaaactttaacaGGACGGctctgtctgtttctgctgcattgATACTCTTCGGTGCGGAtgctgagagagagaggaagattcaatttaaagtgtttttcaaGTAGCAATTCACTGTTAATATAGGAAGAAAAATAAgctgtttaaaagaaaa includes:
- the angptl4 gene encoding angiopoietin-related protein 4; amino-acid sequence: MKTTIAALILCLVVLMASAFPFERKGASPSTVAAKEKHVQYAARDDVNILAHGLLQLGQNLKEHVDKTKGQMRDIFTKLKAFNRTTAELGKESQRQQVEGDSLRARARDLEDREGQLLNVTAELREKVEEMQQERRTMSERMSRLEERVDGMLQGPGSRNSSDARSIQLMLDSQNRRIDDLVERIRLQQEKLDKQNVRIRTLQSQIQQVGLRPSPRGSGRGSTEGPAHSDAEEQHDSPLEMATDCHELFLRGETTSGVYPIQPTDSESFNVFCEMTADGGWTVIQRRQDGSVDFDQLWQAYEKGFGSLNGEFWLGLENIHAITKDDSYSLNIKFSDWGDDSASVRFPFELGGKETNYSLLIQEPGTTDTLESSLTTDSALALPFSTRDQDNDRKGDINCAKHLSGGWWFSNCGRSNLNGRYFQSPPPKQRHQRKQAIFWKTWRGRYYPLKSSIMMIAPATINKS